GGCGGAATGGATCAATGAAAATATGTATGTTCGTAAAAACCTCCGCCGCCAATTTCAGCGAAAAGCAATGATCACTTCTAAAGCCGTAAAGACCAAAAAAGATGAAGAAGCCGCACAAAAATTCTCTCAATATTTTGAATGGGAGGAAAACCTCAGCAGAACACCTTCTCACAGACTTCTGGCAATGCTCAGGGCTGAATCTGAAGGTTTTGTTAAGACCAATATCGGGGTTGATAAAGATGAGGCTATTGATTTTATAGAAAAAGCTATCATCAAATCCAATAATGAAAGTTCAGAGCAGATCGCTCTGGCTATAAAAGATAGCTACAAAAGGCTTTTAGAACCTGCCATTTCTAATGAGGCTTTGCAGGAAGCGAAAGAAAAAGCAGATAAAAAAGCTATTGAAATATTCTCGGAAAACTTAAGCCAGCTTTTACTTGCTCCGCCTTTAGGTGAAAAAAGAATCTTAGCTATTGATCCGGGATACAGAAGTGGCTGTAAAGTGGTCTGCATTGATGAAAAAGGGGATCTTCTTCATAATGAAACCCTCTACCCTCACGCCCCTCAGAATGAAAGCGGAATGGCAATGAAAAAGATCAGGTCTATGGTGAATGCCTACAATATTGAAGCCATCTCTATAGGAAACGGAACAGCAAGCCGTGAAACTGAATTTTTCATTAAAAAGATCGCTTTTGATAAGCCTCTCCAGGTTTTTGTAGTTTCTGAAGCAGGCGCATCAGTATATTCGGCAAGTAAGATTGCAAGGGATGAATTTCCTTCTTATGATGTCACTGTGCGTGGTGCTGTTTCTATTGGAAGGAGGTTGGCAGATCCACTGGCTGAACTGGTGAAAATTGATGCCAAATCTATTGGAGTTGGACAATATCAGCATGATGTAGATCAAACGCAGCTTAAAAATGAGCTTGATTCAACGGTGATAAAATGTGTAAATTCTGTAGGAATCAATTTGAATACAGCCAGTAAATCCCTGCTTAGCTATGTTTCGGGAATCGGAGAAAAAATGGCAGAAAACATTGTTAATTACAGAACTGAAAATGGTGCTTTTGAAGACAGAAAACAGCTTAAAAAAGTTCCCAGGCTTGGGGAAAAGGCTTTCCAGCAGGCTGCAGCATTTGTAAGGATCAGCAATGCTAAAAATCCACTGGATAATTCGGCCGTGCATCCGGAAGCTTATGGAATTATAGAAAAAATGGCTAAAGATCTTGGGATCAAAAGTAATGAACTGATTGCTAATAAAGAGAAAATAGCATTAGTAAAACCTGAAAACTATATCACAGAGGAAATCGGGATTTTAGGGATCAAAGACATTTTAAAAGAGCTTGAAAAACCGGGATTAGACCCAAGAAAAGCAGCCAAAGTATTTGAATTTGACCCTAATGTAAAAAGTATCCGAGATCTGAAACCCGGAATGATTCTTCCCGGCATTGTCAACAACATCACAGCTTTTGGCTGTTTTGTAGATCTGGGGATTAAGGAAAGCGGACTGGTTCATATTTCCCAGCTGAAAGACGGATTTGTATCTGATGTGAATGAAGTGGTAAAGCTTCACCAGCATGTCCGTGTAAAAGTAACGGAAGTGGATGAAGCGAGAAAAAGAGTGCAGCTGAGCATGATTCTATAATGCATTTAAAAACAGTTTAAAATATCAACCAATAAAAACAACAATACACTTGAGCTATAAGAATTTAATTTTCGATCTCGATGGAACATTTTGGGATCCCAGAGCCACCATCATCAAAGTATGGAATGAAGTCCTGATAAGACATGACCTGATAAAAAAAGAGATGCAGCCTGAAGATATGAATCAATACCTGGGTTTGCTGGCAGATGATATTTTAAGAGATATCATTCCGGGAATTTCTGATCAGAAAATTAAGGAAGTGCTTTCTGAGGTTGTACAGCGTGAAAGTAAAGTCTTGCGCCTTGATGGCGGTATTTTGTATGAAGGTGTTGCAGAAACCCTGAAACA
The Chryseobacterium sp. W4I1 DNA segment above includes these coding regions:
- a CDS encoding Tex family protein, with translation MNVTNYIKQMLNIPEKSINNTLQLLAEDCTIPFISRYRKDKTGNLDEVQIEQISKISKQFEEIVKRKESILKSIEEQNALTPELKQRIEESFDMLELEDLYLPFKKRRKTKADTAKEKGLEPLARIIMSQKSNDLQFLASKYLNSNVSSEEEALQGARDIMAEWINENMYVRKNLRRQFQRKAMITSKAVKTKKDEEAAQKFSQYFEWEENLSRTPSHRLLAMLRAESEGFVKTNIGVDKDEAIDFIEKAIIKSNNESSEQIALAIKDSYKRLLEPAISNEALQEAKEKADKKAIEIFSENLSQLLLAPPLGEKRILAIDPGYRSGCKVVCIDEKGDLLHNETLYPHAPQNESGMAMKKIRSMVNAYNIEAISIGNGTASRETEFFIKKIAFDKPLQVFVVSEAGASVYSASKIARDEFPSYDVTVRGAVSIGRRLADPLAELVKIDAKSIGVGQYQHDVDQTQLKNELDSTVIKCVNSVGINLNTASKSLLSYVSGIGEKMAENIVNYRTENGAFEDRKQLKKVPRLGEKAFQQAAAFVRISNAKNPLDNSAVHPEAYGIIEKMAKDLGIKSNELIANKEKIALVKPENYITEEIGILGIKDILKELEKPGLDPRKAAKVFEFDPNVKSIRDLKPGMILPGIVNNITAFGCFVDLGIKESGLVHISQLKDGFVSDVNEVVKLHQHVRVKVTEVDEARKRVQLSMIL
- a CDS encoding HAD family hydrolase, encoding MSYKNLIFDLDGTFWDPRATIIKVWNEVLIRHDLIKKEMQPEDMNQYLGLLADDILRDIIPGISDQKIKEVLSEVVQRESKVLRLDGGILYEGVAETLKHLAKNHTLFIVSNCQDGYIEAFLDFYQFNDLFTDIECYGRTKRPKSENIRLILERNDLSPENSVYIGDTQTDYDSAKANGLPFYFL